One region of Eleutherodactylus coqui strain aEleCoq1 chromosome 5, aEleCoq1.hap1, whole genome shotgun sequence genomic DNA includes:
- the DENR gene encoding density-regulated protein isoform X2, protein MDAAVLEMASTATENSEPIQDCRADVRISKADGDYPLKVLYCGVCSLPTEYCEYMPDVAKCRQWLEKNFPNEFAKLTLGNSPKQETAGEGSGPVGEEEEKKKQKRGGRGQIKQKKKTVPQKVTIAKIPRAKKKYVTRVCGLATFEIDLKEAQRFFAQKFSCGASVTGEDEIIIQGDFTDDIIDVIQEKWPEVDDDSIDDLGEVKK, encoded by the exons GGTCTTGGAGATGGCTAGTACAGCAACAGAAAATTCAGAGCCAATACAAGATTGTAGAGCAGATGTAAGAATTTCCAAAGCGGATGGTGATTATCCACTAAAAGTACTTTACTGTGGAG TTTGTTCACTGCCAACAGAG TACTGTGAGTATATGCCCGACGTCGCAAAGTGCAGACAGTGGCTAGAGAAGAATTTCCCAAACGAATTTGCTAAACTTACATTAG GAAACTCTCCCAAACAGGAAACTGCCGGTGAGGGGTCAGGTCCAGTtggtgaagaggaggagaagaaaaaacaaaaaagag GAGGAAGAGGTCAAATTAAGCAGAAGAAAAAGACTGTACCTCAAAAGGTTACAATAGCCAAAATTCCCAGAGCAAAGAAGAAATATGTAACAAGGGTGTGTGGGCTGGCAACGTTTG AAATTGATCTCAAGGAAGCACAAAGATTCTTTGCTCAGAAATTCTCCTGTGGTGCCTCAGTGACAGGGGAAGATGAAATCATTATTCAGGGAGACTTCACAGATGATATTATTGATGTTATCCAGGAAAAGTGGCCAGAG GTTGATGACGACAGCATTGATGACCTTGGAGAGGTGAAGAAGTAA
- the DENR gene encoding density-regulated protein isoform X1, giving the protein MASTATENSEPIQDCRADVRISKADGDYPLKVLYCGVCSLPTEYCEYMPDVAKCRQWLEKNFPNEFAKLTLGNSPKQETAGEGSGPVGEEEEKKKQKRGGRGQIKQKKKTVPQKVTIAKIPRAKKKYVTRVCGLATFEIDLKEAQRFFAQKFSCGASVTGEDEIIIQGDFTDDIIDVIQEKWPEVDDDSIDDLGEVKK; this is encoded by the exons ATGGCTAGTACAGCAACAGAAAATTCAGAGCCAATACAAGATTGTAGAGCAGATGTAAGAATTTCCAAAGCGGATGGTGATTATCCACTAAAAGTACTTTACTGTGGAG TTTGTTCACTGCCAACAGAG TACTGTGAGTATATGCCCGACGTCGCAAAGTGCAGACAGTGGCTAGAGAAGAATTTCCCAAACGAATTTGCTAAACTTACATTAG GAAACTCTCCCAAACAGGAAACTGCCGGTGAGGGGTCAGGTCCAGTtggtgaagaggaggagaagaaaaaacaaaaaagag GAGGAAGAGGTCAAATTAAGCAGAAGAAAAAGACTGTACCTCAAAAGGTTACAATAGCCAAAATTCCCAGAGCAAAGAAGAAATATGTAACAAGGGTGTGTGGGCTGGCAACGTTTG AAATTGATCTCAAGGAAGCACAAAGATTCTTTGCTCAGAAATTCTCCTGTGGTGCCTCAGTGACAGGGGAAGATGAAATCATTATTCAGGGAGACTTCACAGATGATATTATTGATGTTATCCAGGAAAAGTGGCCAGAG GTTGATGACGACAGCATTGATGACCTTGGAGAGGTGAAGAAGTAA